One window of the Triticum dicoccoides isolate Atlit2015 ecotype Zavitan chromosome 3B, WEW_v2.0, whole genome shotgun sequence genome contains the following:
- the LOC119277278 gene encoding probable disease resistance protein At4g27220 isoform X1, whose protein sequence is MTSYLICYQESERHLLTTTITIPRSRLSSLQDMFCLVLRPEGEVVVIEGIGGLAKTWVAKGAFETARNSNRFDNYIWVSLSRGCSLRRCIKKIATCLLIDIGEELLSSRISVMIKEHLARRKFLLVLDNAYFVEENILMNLGIPHPREQSLGSKVIVTTRTRRVLSVMEPDIIISPQPLTDQASCDLLCEKIGKDIRLDLSNCCFGIPLSVILLAGALCDVPTQEEFSKLISEVHVASANRLVNFGYSQLPSDTARHCSLYCLLFPDDEAISVKDLIFFWKLEGITDEANCTGREILHVLLKHGLIHFEGDDHIRMHDVIRETLSQLGRDNGYVEQPQWDFDDYIQFEHLAKLGGKISLMNTKMEELHGSPSAECFSTSTLLLRGNRHRTISEEFFCCVQMLRVLDLSFTRIIILPQSISSLFYLRSLLLVGCGHLEKIQHISSLEMLEILDASSCGSLKRVECGSFDRMRVLKILDLSRTSIACLPSLAACVGLQQLILHDCPCLESQQTTETNDKSCNAIFVKFPYGVSKTGAVRNVQIGASMED, encoded by the coding sequence CACGATCTCGATTGTCATCGCTCCAAGATATGTTTTGCCTGGTTCTTCGTCCAGAAGGCGAAGTTGTTGTCATTGAGGGCATTGGTGGCTTGGCAAAGACATGGGTGGCAAAAGGTGCATTTGAAACAGCAAGGAACTCAAATCGCTTTGATAACTATATTTGGGTATCATTGTCTAGAGGTTGTAGTCTGCGACGGTGCATCAAGAAGATTGCAACATGTCTTTTAATTGACATCGGAGAGGAACTGTTATCATCCAGAATTAGTGTAATGATCAAGGAACATCTCGCGAGACGGAAGTTTTTGTTGGTTCTTGATAATGCTTATTTTGTcgaggaaaacatcttaatgaactTGGGGATTCCTCATCCTCGAGAGCAGAGTTTGGGTTCAAAGGTCATTGTGACCACAAGAACCAGGAGGGTACTGTCAGTCATGGAGCCAGATATAATTATATCGCCACAGCCTCTTACAGATCAGGCCTCATGTGACCTACTGTGCGAGAAGATTGGCAAAGATATTCGTCTAGACTTAAGTAATTGTTGCTTTGGCATACCATTATCAGTTATCTTACTGGCTGGGGCACTGTGTGATGTGCCTACACAAGAGGAATTCAGCAAGCTAATCAGTGAAGTTCATGTGGCCTCGGCGAATCGCCTTGTAAATTTTGGTTACAGCCAGCTTCCCAGTGATACTGCTAGGCACTGTTCCCTATACTGTTTACTCTTCCCTGACGATGAAGCAATTTCTGTCAAAGACTTAATATTCTTCTGGAAGCTGGAGGGTATCACTGATGAGGCTAACTGTACTGGTAGGGAAATTCTCCATGTGCTTTTAAAGCATGGGTTGATTCATTTTGAGGGTGATGATCATATCCGCATGCATGATGTCATTAGAGAGACGTTATCTCAACTTGGACGGGACAATGGCTATGTGGAACAGCCTCAATGGGACTTTGACGATTACATTCAATTTGAGCATCTAGCCAAGTTGGGCGGCAAAATTTCCTTAATGAACACAAAAATGGAAGAACTCCATGGAAGTCCAAGTGCCGAGTGCTTTTCAACTTCGACGCTACTTTTGAGAGGAAACCGCCATAGAACTATATCGGAAGAATTTTTTTGTTGTGTGCAAATGCTTAGAGTGCTAGACCTATCGTTTACTCGAATCATCATCCTGCCCCAATCCATTTCTAGTTTGTTTTACCTCCGGTCGCTGCTACTAGTTGGATGCGGACACTTGGAGAAAATTCAGCACATAAGCTCACTGGAGATGCTTGAAATACTTGATGCATCAAGTTGTGGTTCCCTAAAAAGGGTAGAGTGTGGATCATTTGATCGTATGAGGGTGCTCAAGATTCTTGACCTTTCCCGGACTTCTATTGCATGCTTGCCATCTCTAGCTGCGTGCGTCGGACTTCAACAACTCATACTACACGATTGCCCATGTCTTGAATCTCAGCAAACTACAGAAACAAATGACAAGTCCTGCAATGCAATTTTTGTTAAGTTCCCTTATGGAGTTTCAAAAACAGGTGCAGTAAGGAACGTACAAATAGGGGCAAGTATGGAGGATTAG
- the LOC119277278 gene encoding uncharacterized protein LOC119277278 isoform X2 codes for MKVSEDVDQNGKTYIHASQANFFRSLDKESPLWLTCFQKFHIVISSSKFDQTMHKGLRAVRTKFSSVDAHSGDFDRYLEMNCVSIPNGIEEILGHAELISSRSVTTTDQVWNLNIGRLAAARELWIEECRQLENLFSREEVDELSRIGKLQNIFISNMDNLAYFCQGVEDATSFSCLAQLLLDCCPRLNFLFPSSLRLPKLRSLHIRFSDSLERVFDESVAAEIALPGLQSLQLWELLELSCVCGGVLPSLKDLKVRGCGKLKRIPIGVTENSTFIITTVMGETHWWDDLV; via the coding sequence ATGAAGGTCTCTGAAGATGTAGATCAGAACGGCAAAACGTACATACATGCAAGTCAGGCCAATTTCTTTCGGTCTTTGGATAAAGAATCTCCACTATGGTTAACCTGCTTCCAAAAGTTTCACATAGttatctcctcttcaaagtttgatCAAACCATGCACAAGGGCTTGAGAGCAGTGAGGACAAAATTCTCTTCTGTGGACGCGCATTCCGGTGATTTCGATCGGTATCTGGAGATGAACTGTGTCAGCATTCCTAATGGTATTGAGGAGATTCTTGGTCATGCTGAGCTGATATCATCAAGAAGCGTAACAACAACAGATCAAGTGTGGAATCTGAATATTGGAAGACTGGCAGCAGCACGAGAACTTTGGATAGAGGAATGTCGCCAGCTGGAGAATCTTTTCTCCCGGGAAGAAGTGGATGAATTGTCTAGAATAGGAAAATTGCAGAATATATTTATCTCCAACATGGACAATTTAGCATACTTCTGCCAAGGGGTGGAAGATGCGACGAGTTTCAGTTGTctggcgcagttgctcctcgattgcTGTCCAAGACTGAACTTCCTCTTCCCTTCGTCGCTACGCCTGCCGAAGCTTCGCAGTCTACATATAAGGTTCTCTGATAGCCTGGAGAGGGTTTTCGACGAATCAGTCGCGGCAGAAATTGCTCTTCCAGGGTTACAGTCACTGCAGCTGTGGGAGCTTCTGGAGCTTAGCTGCGTGTGTGGAGGAGTCTTGCCATCTCTCAAGGACCTGAAGGTGAGAGGCTGTGGAAAGCTGAAAAGGATTCCTATCGGTGTGACTGAAAATAGCACATTCATTATTACAACAGTAATGGGAGAGACGCATTGGTGGGACGATTTGGTCTAG